From the genome of Gracilibacillus salitolerans, one region includes:
- a CDS encoding ABC transporter ATP-binding protein: MKNNQGLKSFLLLIQSTNIPKLALTLGLIGSVITTLIGLTIPILTGELVDGFSLESLSTGIIIAIVAVFILQAVTDGVSTYLLSYVGQRIVARLRESMWKKLIRLPVRYFDKQASGESVSRVVNDTGIVKDLITQHFPQFISGVISIIGAITILLIMDWKMTLIMLVSVPVTMAVMIPLGSKMSKVSRGLQDETATFTGMIQQTISEIRLMKASTAESVEKQKGVAGINRLFQFGLKEARIFALIGPLMYTVMMMVIVVIIGYGGIRVAEGSMSTGSLVAFLLYLFQIIFPITSFAMFFTQLQKAKGATERIIDILNLSDENGQEGIEMDISNLPIYVSDISFAYEEGETVLQNVSFNANPGEMIAFAGPSGGGKSTIFSLIERYYELNSGEILVSNTPINKLSLEAWRSQIGYVSQESAIMAGTIRENLSYGMPDADRIPDDRLWEVAKMAYADGFIKEFNRGLDTDVGERGIKLSGGQRQRINIARAFLRNPKILMMDEATASLDSQSEGIVQAALTRLMVGRTAFVIAHRLSTIVNADKIIFIENGKVTGIGTHQELVDTHELYREFAEQQLT; encoded by the coding sequence ATGAAAAATAATCAAGGATTAAAATCTTTTCTATTACTTATTCAATCCACCAATATCCCAAAACTAGCTTTAACTTTAGGATTAATAGGAAGTGTCATTACAACCCTAATTGGATTGACAATACCGATTTTGACTGGTGAATTGGTTGATGGATTTTCATTAGAATCGTTGAGTACAGGTATTATCATTGCCATTGTTGCTGTGTTTATTTTACAGGCAGTCACCGATGGCGTATCTACCTATTTACTGTCATATGTTGGGCAGAGGATTGTAGCAAGATTACGTGAGAGTATGTGGAAAAAGCTGATCCGTCTCCCAGTTCGTTACTTTGATAAACAGGCAAGTGGAGAATCCGTTAGTCGGGTTGTTAATGATACAGGAATTGTAAAAGATTTAATTACCCAGCATTTTCCTCAATTTATAAGCGGGGTCATTTCTATTATTGGGGCTATTACTATTTTACTTATTATGGATTGGAAAATGACGTTGATCATGTTGGTATCTGTACCTGTTACAATGGCAGTAATGATTCCGTTAGGGTCTAAAATGTCGAAAGTGTCTAGAGGATTACAGGATGAGACGGCTACATTTACAGGAATGATTCAACAGACAATCAGTGAAATTCGTTTGATGAAAGCATCTACTGCTGAATCCGTTGAGAAACAAAAGGGAGTAGCAGGAATTAATAGATTATTTCAATTTGGATTAAAGGAAGCACGAATTTTTGCCTTGATTGGCCCACTTATGTATACAGTAATGATGATGGTTATCGTTGTGATTATTGGTTACGGAGGAATTCGTGTTGCTGAAGGTTCTATGTCTACAGGTTCACTAGTAGCGTTTTTACTGTATCTATTTCAGATTATCTTTCCTATTACTTCTTTTGCGATGTTTTTCACCCAATTACAGAAGGCTAAGGGAGCGACAGAACGAATTATTGATATTCTTAATTTGTCTGATGAGAACGGACAGGAAGGAATTGAGATGGATATATCCAATCTACCAATTTATGTATCCGATATTTCGTTTGCATATGAGGAAGGAGAAACTGTCCTACAAAATGTCTCATTTAATGCAAACCCTGGGGAAATGATTGCTTTTGCGGGTCCGAGTGGTGGTGGAAAGTCAACTATATTCTCTTTGATCGAAAGATATTATGAGCTGAATTCTGGTGAAATATTAGTTAGCAATACGCCTATTAACAAATTATCTTTAGAGGCATGGCGGAGTCAAATTGGGTACGTATCCCAAGAAAGTGCGATTATGGCTGGTACTATTCGTGAAAATTTAAGCTATGGTATGCCGGATGCAGATCGTATTCCGGATGACCGATTATGGGAAGTTGCGAAAATGGCCTATGCGGATGGATTTATAAAAGAATTTAATCGAGGTTTAGATACCGATGTTGGTGAAAGAGGGATTAAACTTTCTGGTGGGCAAAGGCAGCGGATTAATATAGCAAGAGCATTTTTGCGAAATCCTAAAATCTTAATGATGGATGAAGCGACAGCAAGTTTAGATAGTCAATCAGAGGGGATAGTTCAAGCAGCGCTGACAAGATTAATGGTAGGGCGAACAGCTTTTGTTATTGCCCATCGATTATCAACCATTGTAAATGCTGACAAAATCATTTTTATTGAAAACGGTAAAGTAACCGGGATTGGTACCCATCAGGAACTTGTCGATACACATGAATTATATAGAGAATTTGCAGAACAGCAATTAACATAA
- a CDS encoding MerR family transcriptional regulator, whose amino-acid sequence MTKQTYLIGEFSKRTGISIRTLHYYDEIGLLQPEKHPNSGHRMYTDEDVVTLQKIVSLKFLGYSLEKIGELLNHSSFTVSLNSTLNLHMKKLEEEKEHIERSLAAIRRTITILEDEREVDSSVLVTLIGNMQTEKHQKEWLEKYQLAVVAEIFDEKSEEEKLAIDKEYIRVAKGLKRLFGRPVEDEEVQKLVVSYMEAIFTFLGKDVMTELGNMNVEIEKLKELEALVPSPFTKEEEEWLMQAMDYYLEKIGYVFLGADNEND is encoded by the coding sequence ATGACAAAGCAAACCTACTTGATTGGGGAATTTTCTAAGCGAACTGGAATATCCATTAGAACCCTTCATTATTATGATGAAATTGGCCTGCTTCAACCTGAAAAACATCCAAATTCCGGACATCGTATGTATACGGATGAAGATGTTGTTACATTACAAAAAATCGTTAGCCTGAAATTCCTTGGTTATAGCTTGGAGAAAATAGGTGAACTGTTAAATCATTCAAGCTTTACGGTAAGCCTAAATAGCACACTAAACCTCCATATGAAAAAATTAGAAGAAGAAAAAGAACATATTGAAAGATCATTAGCTGCAATAAGAAGGACGATCACCATTTTGGAGGATGAAAGAGAAGTAGACAGTTCTGTATTAGTAACATTAATTGGTAATATGCAGACAGAAAAGCACCAAAAAGAATGGTTGGAAAAGTATCAGTTAGCTGTAGTAGCAGAAATTTTTGATGAAAAATCAGAAGAAGAAAAATTGGCTATTGATAAAGAGTATATCAGAGTGGCAAAAGGTCTAAAAAGATTATTTGGAAGACCAGTTGAGGACGAAGAAGTGCAAAAACTGGTTGTATCTTACATGGAAGCAATATTCACATTTTTAGGTAAAGATGTTATGACAGAATTGGGAAATATGAATGTAGAGATAGAAAAATTAAAGGAGCTAGAGGCGTTGGTTCCATCTCCATTTACAAAGGAGGAGGAAGAATGGTTAATGCAAGCAATGGATTATTATCTTGAAAAAATTGGCTATGTTTTTTTAGGGGCAGATAATGAAAATGATTAG
- the bla gene encoding class A beta-lactamase codes for MGKVNSYHKFILYIALLALITITACSNTDNKTDTSTDKKIETEQTINIDEEFAQLEGEFDARLGVYAIDTGKNQIVEYNPDERFAYASTFKVLAAATLLKQNEIKDLEKVVTYSKEDLVTYSPVTEKHVDTGMTLLEISEAAIRKSDNTAGNLLLEALGGPNKLEQALRDIGDDVTEPERYETELNEFTPGSESDTSTPRAMATNLKKVALDDFLPNEKRELLIDWMKGNATGDALIRAGQPEEWVVGDKSGAASYGTRNDIGIVWPPNREPIVIAVMSRHDTQDAEYDDELVAKAAEITRNALK; via the coding sequence ATGGGGAAAGTAAATTCATACCATAAGTTTATATTGTACATAGCATTACTGGCTCTAATAACAATTACCGCATGCTCAAATACAGACAATAAAACCGATACATCAACCGACAAGAAAATCGAAACCGAGCAAACCATCAATATAGATGAAGAGTTTGCCCAGCTCGAGGGTGAATTTGACGCCCGACTCGGCGTCTATGCTATCGATACAGGTAAGAATCAAATCGTTGAATACAATCCTGATGAGCGTTTCGCCTATGCATCCACTTTCAAAGTACTAGCAGCAGCAACCCTGCTTAAGCAAAACGAAATCAAAGATCTTGAAAAAGTTGTTACATACAGTAAGGAGGATTTGGTTACTTATTCCCCCGTTACCGAGAAACACGTGGATACCGGGATGACACTGTTAGAAATTAGTGAAGCAGCCATTCGAAAAAGTGACAATACCGCTGGAAATCTATTGCTTGAGGCACTCGGAGGTCCTAATAAGCTTGAGCAAGCTTTACGAGACATCGGTGATGACGTTACTGAGCCCGAACGATACGAAACCGAATTGAATGAATTCACACCGGGGAGCGAAAGTGATACGAGCACACCGAGAGCTATGGCTACCAATCTGAAGAAAGTCGCACTTGATGATTTTCTTCCAAATGAAAAGCGCGAATTGCTAATCGATTGGATGAAAGGAAATGCAACAGGTGATGCACTTATACGTGCTGGTCAACCTGAGGAATGGGTCGTTGGCGACAAAAGTGGAGCCGCAAGCTATGGTACAAGAAATGACATTGGCATTGTATGGCCGCCAAACAGAGAACCAATCGTTATTGCAGTGATGTCACGTCATGATACTCAGGATGCAGAATATGACGATGAGTTAGTAGCAAAGGCTGCCGAAATCACACGAAACGCTTTAAAATAA
- a CDS encoding BlaR1 family beta-lactam sensor/signal transducer translates to MSALHLAGYTFISSFVVIIILLIRKLFKNQLTSKWQYNLWFTLLIALTIPLLPTDLLDFGTKFTWNENQNSISPSSNPSRENLVTESERNWMQDLSISVNRFDLTLLNQSITIIWITGMLVMIALVIHAWIKLQRIKKSTSIVENQEIQTLFEQCKQSLHISRKPVLVNSPLIKSPLTFGIFKTYIILPCHAEAWLSKEDLKYILLHELCHYKYKDIATNYLVVLFQILYWYNPLVWIAFREMRLDREIACDSSVLKMLDQNHYVAYGNTIIKFADQAFLQNQFAIANQLASSKKQLKKRIERIATFTTESRLLKLKSIVIFLLLAGFVVNQIPVASAMPYGEDRIHFDNKQTVYEDLSTFFNGYDGSFVLYDLQKAQYLIYNKDKSVLRVSPNSTYKIYSALFALESGVITRNHNSMEWNGETYPYEAWNQNQNVFNAMENSVNWYFQKLDNKIGKENIQAYFQQINYGNQNVSGGMEGYWLESSLKISPIEQVQTLKDFYTNQFEFDEKNVELIKDAIKLETKDNVTLYGKTGTGTINDKNVNGWFIGYVEAKNNTYFFATNIESDHQAKGSIATNITKSILEDKNIY, encoded by the coding sequence ATGTCTGCCCTCCACCTGGCTGGATACACGTTTATATCTTCTTTCGTGGTCATTATTATTTTGTTGATCCGAAAGTTGTTTAAAAATCAATTAACATCCAAATGGCAATACAATTTATGGTTTACTTTACTGATTGCGTTAACCATTCCATTACTTCCAACAGATTTATTGGATTTCGGGACCAAGTTCACATGGAATGAGAATCAAAACAGCATTTCGCCCTCATCTAACCCCTCCAGAGAAAATTTGGTTACAGAAAGCGAAAGGAATTGGATGCAGGATTTATCCATCTCCGTTAACCGGTTTGATCTGACATTATTAAACCAATCCATCACCATTATTTGGATTACAGGTATGCTGGTGATGATTGCTTTAGTGATTCACGCATGGATAAAACTACAGCGAATTAAAAAGTCCACAAGCATCGTAGAAAATCAAGAGATTCAGACATTATTCGAACAGTGCAAACAAAGCCTCCATATTTCGCGGAAGCCTGTGTTGGTGAATTCACCACTTATTAAGTCACCACTGACATTCGGTATTTTCAAAACTTATATTATTTTGCCATGTCATGCTGAAGCATGGCTGTCCAAGGAAGATCTTAAATATATTTTGTTACATGAATTATGTCACTATAAATATAAGGATATTGCTACAAATTACTTAGTTGTTCTCTTCCAGATTTTGTACTGGTATAACCCATTGGTCTGGATTGCCTTCAGAGAAATGCGGTTAGACCGGGAGATTGCCTGTGACAGTTCCGTCTTAAAAATGCTTGATCAAAATCATTATGTAGCATACGGTAACACAATCATTAAGTTCGCTGACCAAGCCTTTCTTCAAAACCAGTTCGCAATCGCTAACCAGCTCGCTAGTTCCAAAAAGCAATTAAAAAAAAGGATTGAAAGGATTGCAACCTTCACAACGGAATCAAGACTTCTAAAACTGAAGAGCATTGTAATCTTTTTACTGCTAGCGGGGTTTGTCGTGAATCAGATACCAGTTGCTTCTGCAATGCCTTACGGTGAGGATCGGATCCATTTTGATAATAAACAGACCGTGTATGAGGATTTAAGCACATTTTTCAATGGATATGACGGTAGCTTTGTACTCTATGATTTGCAGAAAGCGCAATATCTTATCTATAATAAAGACAAAAGTGTGTTACGGGTTTCACCGAATTCCACGTATAAAATATACAGCGCATTATTCGCGTTGGAATCAGGTGTGATTACACGGAATCATAACTCCATGGAGTGGAATGGGGAAACATATCCATACGAAGCCTGGAACCAAAACCAAAATGTATTTAACGCAATGGAAAATTCCGTGAATTGGTACTTTCAAAAGTTAGACAATAAGATAGGGAAGGAAAATATTCAGGCATATTTTCAACAAATAAATTACGGAAATCAAAATGTGTCTGGTGGAATGGAAGGCTATTGGCTAGAATCTTCTTTAAAAATCTCACCTATTGAACAGGTGCAGACACTCAAAGATTTTTATACAAACCAATTTGAATTTGATGAGAAGAACGTTGAATTAATAAAAGATGCCATCAAGCTAGAGACGAAAGACAATGTAACATTATATGGAAAAACCGGTACAGGAACGATCAACGATAAAAATGTAAATGGCTGGTTCATAGGATATGTTGAAGCAAAAAACAACACCTATTTCTTTGCAACCAACATCGAAAGCGACCATCAAGCTAAAGGCAGTATAGCCACTAACATTACAAAATCTATTTTGGAAGACAAAAACATTTATTAA
- the blaI gene encoding penicillinase repressor BlaI: MTNKIPTISESEWEVLKVLWQKAPRTANEIISSLPVETNWKPKTVRTLLDRLTNKKVIGVNKDQRVYTFYPLFSQNECQRAKTESFVKRFYDGTLKSMLVQFIQDEDLSEDDIKELRSILDKKQVKE; the protein is encoded by the coding sequence GTGACAAATAAAATACCCACTATTTCAGAGTCGGAATGGGAAGTATTGAAAGTGCTTTGGCAAAAAGCACCGCGAACAGCAAATGAAATCATTTCATCCTTGCCGGTAGAAACGAACTGGAAGCCGAAAACCGTACGTACCCTGTTGGACCGACTCACTAACAAAAAAGTCATCGGTGTTAACAAGGATCAGCGCGTCTATACATTCTATCCGCTATTTTCTCAGAACGAATGTCAGCGCGCCAAAACAGAGTCTTTTGTAAAACGATTCTATGACGGCACCTTAAAATCGATGCTCGTTCAATTTATTCAGGATGAGGACTTGTCCGAAGATGATATTAAAGAGCTACGATCTATTTTGGATAAAAAGCAGGTTAAAGAATAA